In Euphorbia lathyris chromosome 9, ddEupLath1.1, whole genome shotgun sequence, the following are encoded in one genomic region:
- the LOC136206772 gene encoding type I inositol polyphosphate 5-phosphatase 8 isoform X4 — MRTEMRKISKPAWPKIVARKWLNIQSGADEFHSDYGRREKTERRKSCSDEDYYVFVPEDFSGLLMENSNGHKRSRMESEGSPPTDSLNLRMFVGTWNVGGKSPHDDLNLRDWLSSPAPADIYVLGFQEIVPLNAGNVLGAEDNGPAVKWLSLIRQALNKNKINEHEIPQYFSNATEVKQPDQRAGTMNSRLSFSDLLSMQQDELGEDGSEKISNLNLKLSLNEEEEEEGSVPMQQKYCLAASKQMVGIFLCVWVRSDLFKHISNLKVSCVGRGIMGYLGNKGSISISMTLHETTFCFVCTHLTSGEKEGDEVRRNSDVTEILKKTRFSHSCRGPDSILDHDKVIWLGDLNYRLAAGCGDTHELLNKNDWQALLEKDQLKIEQRAGRVFKGWEEGRIYFAPTYKYLTNSDDYVVQTSKSKEKRRTPAWCDRILWKGEGLKQMWYVRGESRFSDHRPVYSLFSVKVNPSNPNKPSKIYNHPPRSSTSSVLQSSCVAKVQAEEFLIISRAQSFIHTAPRLK, encoded by the exons ATGAGAACAGAGATGAGAAAGATCTCAAAG CCGGCATGGCCCAAAATAGTTGCCCGGAAATGGCTTAATATACAAAGCGGAGCAGACGAGTTTCATTCAGATTACGGCAGAAGAG AGAAGACTGAGAGAAGAAAGAGCTGCTCAGACGAGGACTATTACGTTTTCGTACCTGAAGATTTTTCAG GGTTGTTGATGGAAAACAGTAACGGACATAAACGGTCGAGAATGGAATCGGAAGGATCACCACCCACTGATTCTCTCAATCTCAG GATGTTTGTAGGGACATGGAATGTAGGAGGCAAGTCTCCTCATGATGATTTGAACTTAAGAGATTGGCTAAGCTCACCTGCTCCTGCTGACATCTATGTCCTCGG GTTCCAGGAAATTGTGCCTCTAAATGCAGGGAATGTATTAGGGGCAGAGGACAATGGGCCAGCTGTGAAGTGGCTTTCCTTAATTCGACAAGCCCTTAACAAAAACAAGATTAATGAGCATGAAATCCCCCAATATTTCAGCAATGCCACTGAAGTGAAACAGCCTGATCAACGAGCTGGTACTATGAACTCCAGACTCAGCTTCTCTGACTTGCTCTCGATGCAACAAGATGAGCTCGGCGAGGACGGTTCTGAAAAAATATCAAACTTGAATTTAAAACTAAGTttgaatgaagaagaagaagaagaaggttcAGTTCCAATGCAGCAAAAGTATTGCCTAGCTGCTAGTAAACAGATGGTTGGGATATTCTTATGTGTGTGGGTTAGATCCGACCTTTTTAAGCATATCTCTAATTTGAAGGTCTCTTGTGTTGGTCGTGGCATTATGGGTTACCTTGGCAATAAG GGGTCAATTTCGATAAGCATGACATTGCATGAGACAACATTTTGCTTTGTTTGCACACACTTGACTTCGGGAGAGAAAGAAGGAGATGAAGTCAGAAGAAATTCGGATGTCactgaaatattaaaaaagacAAGATTTTCTCATTCGTGTCGAGGTCCTGATAGTATATTGGATCATGA CAAGGTTATATGGCTTGGAGACTTGAATTATAGACTTGCAGCGGGATGTGGAGACACGCATGAATTACTAAACAAGAATGATTGGCAGGCACTTCTAGAGAAAGATCAG CTAAAGATAGAGCAAAGAGCTGGTCGTGTGTTCAAAGGATGGGAAGAAGGCAGGATATACTTCGCTCCAACATACAAGTACCTTACAAATTCTGATGACTACGTTGTCCAAACCTCAAAATCCAAAGAGAAACGACGAACTCCTGCTTG GTGTGACAGAATATTGTGGAAAGGTGAAGGACTTAAACAGATGTGGTATGTAAGAGGAGAGTCAAGATTTTCAGACCATAGACCAGTTTATTCACTGTTCTCAGTCAAAGTCAACCCTTCTAATCCAAACAAACCCTCTAAAATATATAATCATCCACCAAGGTCTTCAACAAGTTCTGTTTTGCAATCATCATGTGTAGCCAAAGTACAAGCTGAGGAATTCTTGATCATTTCTAGGGCTCAAAGCTTCATTCACACTGCCCCCAGATTAAAGTAG
- the LOC136206772 gene encoding type I inositol polyphosphate 5-phosphatase 8 isoform X2 → MRTEMRKISKPAWPKIVARKWLNIQSGADEFHSDYGRREKTERRKSCSDEDYYVFVPEDFSEGLLMENSNGHKRSRMESEGSPPTDSLNLRMFVGTWNVGGKSPHDDLNLRDWLSSPAPADIYVLGFQEIVPLNAGNVLGAEDNGPAVKWLSLIRQALNKNKINEHEIPQYFSNATEVKQPDQRAGTMNSRLSFSDLLSMQQDELGEDGSEKISNLNLKLSLNEEEEEEGSVPMQQKYCLAASKQMVGIFLCVWVRSDLFKHISNLKVSCVGRGIMGYLGNKGSISISMTLHETTFCFVCTHLTSGEKEGDEVRRNSDVTEILKKTRFSHSCRGPDSILDHDKVIWLGDLNYRLAAGCGDTHELLNKNDWQALLEKDQLKIEQRAGRVFKGWEEGRIYFAPTYKYLTNSDDYVVQTSKSKEKRRTPAWCDRILWKGEGLKQMWYVRGESRFSDHRPVYSLFSVKVNPSNPNKPSKIYNHPPRSSTSSVLQSSCVAKVQAEEFLIISRAQSFIHTAPRLK, encoded by the exons ATGAGAACAGAGATGAGAAAGATCTCAAAG CCGGCATGGCCCAAAATAGTTGCCCGGAAATGGCTTAATATACAAAGCGGAGCAGACGAGTTTCATTCAGATTACGGCAGAAGAG AGAAGACTGAGAGAAGAAAGAGCTGCTCAGACGAGGACTATTACGTTTTCGTACCTGAAGATTTTTCAG AAGGGTTGTTGATGGAAAACAGTAACGGACATAAACGGTCGAGAATGGAATCGGAAGGATCACCACCCACTGATTCTCTCAATCTCAG GATGTTTGTAGGGACATGGAATGTAGGAGGCAAGTCTCCTCATGATGATTTGAACTTAAGAGATTGGCTAAGCTCACCTGCTCCTGCTGACATCTATGTCCTCGG GTTCCAGGAAATTGTGCCTCTAAATGCAGGGAATGTATTAGGGGCAGAGGACAATGGGCCAGCTGTGAAGTGGCTTTCCTTAATTCGACAAGCCCTTAACAAAAACAAGATTAATGAGCATGAAATCCCCCAATATTTCAGCAATGCCACTGAAGTGAAACAGCCTGATCAACGAGCTGGTACTATGAACTCCAGACTCAGCTTCTCTGACTTGCTCTCGATGCAACAAGATGAGCTCGGCGAGGACGGTTCTGAAAAAATATCAAACTTGAATTTAAAACTAAGTttgaatgaagaagaagaagaagaaggttcAGTTCCAATGCAGCAAAAGTATTGCCTAGCTGCTAGTAAACAGATGGTTGGGATATTCTTATGTGTGTGGGTTAGATCCGACCTTTTTAAGCATATCTCTAATTTGAAGGTCTCTTGTGTTGGTCGTGGCATTATGGGTTACCTTGGCAATAAG GGGTCAATTTCGATAAGCATGACATTGCATGAGACAACATTTTGCTTTGTTTGCACACACTTGACTTCGGGAGAGAAAGAAGGAGATGAAGTCAGAAGAAATTCGGATGTCactgaaatattaaaaaagacAAGATTTTCTCATTCGTGTCGAGGTCCTGATAGTATATTGGATCATGA CAAGGTTATATGGCTTGGAGACTTGAATTATAGACTTGCAGCGGGATGTGGAGACACGCATGAATTACTAAACAAGAATGATTGGCAGGCACTTCTAGAGAAAGATCAG CTAAAGATAGAGCAAAGAGCTGGTCGTGTGTTCAAAGGATGGGAAGAAGGCAGGATATACTTCGCTCCAACATACAAGTACCTTACAAATTCTGATGACTACGTTGTCCAAACCTCAAAATCCAAAGAGAAACGACGAACTCCTGCTTG GTGTGACAGAATATTGTGGAAAGGTGAAGGACTTAAACAGATGTGGTATGTAAGAGGAGAGTCAAGATTTTCAGACCATAGACCAGTTTATTCACTGTTCTCAGTCAAAGTCAACCCTTCTAATCCAAACAAACCCTCTAAAATATATAATCATCCACCAAGGTCTTCAACAAGTTCTGTTTTGCAATCATCATGTGTAGCCAAAGTACAAGCTGAGGAATTCTTGATCATTTCTAGGGCTCAAAGCTTCATTCACACTGCCCCCAGATTAAAGTAG
- the LOC136206772 gene encoding type I inositol polyphosphate 5-phosphatase 8 isoform X6, translating to MRTEMRKISKPAWPKIVARKWLNIQSGADEFHSDYGRREKTERRKSCSDEDYYVFVPEDFSVTDINGREWNRKDHHPLILSISGTWNVGGKSPHDDLNLRDWLSSPAPADIYVLGFQEIVPLNAGNVLGAEDNGPAVKWLSLIRQALNKNKINEHEIPQYFSNATEVKQPDQRAGTMNSRLSFSDLLSMQQDELGEDGSEKISNLNLKLSLNEEEEEEGSVPMQQKYCLAASKQMVGIFLCVWVRSDLFKHISNLKVSCVGRGIMGYLGNKGSISISMTLHETTFCFVCTHLTSGEKEGDEVRRNSDVTEILKKTRFSHSCRGPDSILDHDKVIWLGDLNYRLAAGCGDTHELLNKNDWQALLEKDQLKIEQRAGRVFKGWEEGRIYFAPTYKYLTNSDDYVVQTSKSKEKRRTPAWCDRILWKGEGLKQMWYVRGESRFSDHRPVYSLFSVKVNPSNPNKPSKIYNHPPRSSTSSVLQSSCVAKVQAEEFLIISRAQSFIHTAPRLK from the exons ATGAGAACAGAGATGAGAAAGATCTCAAAG CCGGCATGGCCCAAAATAGTTGCCCGGAAATGGCTTAATATACAAAGCGGAGCAGACGAGTTTCATTCAGATTACGGCAGAAGAG AGAAGACTGAGAGAAGAAAGAGCTGCTCAGACGAGGACTATTACGTTTTCGTACCTGAAGATTTTTCAG TAACGGACATAAACGGTCGAGAATGGAATCGGAAGGATCACCACCCACTGATTCTCTCAATCTCAG GGACATGGAATGTAGGAGGCAAGTCTCCTCATGATGATTTGAACTTAAGAGATTGGCTAAGCTCACCTGCTCCTGCTGACATCTATGTCCTCGG GTTCCAGGAAATTGTGCCTCTAAATGCAGGGAATGTATTAGGGGCAGAGGACAATGGGCCAGCTGTGAAGTGGCTTTCCTTAATTCGACAAGCCCTTAACAAAAACAAGATTAATGAGCATGAAATCCCCCAATATTTCAGCAATGCCACTGAAGTGAAACAGCCTGATCAACGAGCTGGTACTATGAACTCCAGACTCAGCTTCTCTGACTTGCTCTCGATGCAACAAGATGAGCTCGGCGAGGACGGTTCTGAAAAAATATCAAACTTGAATTTAAAACTAAGTttgaatgaagaagaagaagaagaaggttcAGTTCCAATGCAGCAAAAGTATTGCCTAGCTGCTAGTAAACAGATGGTTGGGATATTCTTATGTGTGTGGGTTAGATCCGACCTTTTTAAGCATATCTCTAATTTGAAGGTCTCTTGTGTTGGTCGTGGCATTATGGGTTACCTTGGCAATAAG GGGTCAATTTCGATAAGCATGACATTGCATGAGACAACATTTTGCTTTGTTTGCACACACTTGACTTCGGGAGAGAAAGAAGGAGATGAAGTCAGAAGAAATTCGGATGTCactgaaatattaaaaaagacAAGATTTTCTCATTCGTGTCGAGGTCCTGATAGTATATTGGATCATGA CAAGGTTATATGGCTTGGAGACTTGAATTATAGACTTGCAGCGGGATGTGGAGACACGCATGAATTACTAAACAAGAATGATTGGCAGGCACTTCTAGAGAAAGATCAG CTAAAGATAGAGCAAAGAGCTGGTCGTGTGTTCAAAGGATGGGAAGAAGGCAGGATATACTTCGCTCCAACATACAAGTACCTTACAAATTCTGATGACTACGTTGTCCAAACCTCAAAATCCAAAGAGAAACGACGAACTCCTGCTTG GTGTGACAGAATATTGTGGAAAGGTGAAGGACTTAAACAGATGTGGTATGTAAGAGGAGAGTCAAGATTTTCAGACCATAGACCAGTTTATTCACTGTTCTCAGTCAAAGTCAACCCTTCTAATCCAAACAAACCCTCTAAAATATATAATCATCCACCAAGGTCTTCAACAAGTTCTGTTTTGCAATCATCATGTGTAGCCAAAGTACAAGCTGAGGAATTCTTGATCATTTCTAGGGCTCAAAGCTTCATTCACACTGCCCCCAGATTAAAGTAG
- the LOC136206772 gene encoding type I inositol polyphosphate 5-phosphatase 8 isoform X5, whose product MRTEMRKISKPAWPKIVARKWLNIQSGADEFHSDYGRRAEKTERRKSCSDEDYYVFVPEDFSVTDINGREWNRKDHHPLILSISGTWNVGGKSPHDDLNLRDWLSSPAPADIYVLGFQEIVPLNAGNVLGAEDNGPAVKWLSLIRQALNKNKINEHEIPQYFSNATEVKQPDQRAGTMNSRLSFSDLLSMQQDELGEDGSEKISNLNLKLSLNEEEEEEGSVPMQQKYCLAASKQMVGIFLCVWVRSDLFKHISNLKVSCVGRGIMGYLGNKGSISISMTLHETTFCFVCTHLTSGEKEGDEVRRNSDVTEILKKTRFSHSCRGPDSILDHDKVIWLGDLNYRLAAGCGDTHELLNKNDWQALLEKDQLKIEQRAGRVFKGWEEGRIYFAPTYKYLTNSDDYVVQTSKSKEKRRTPAWCDRILWKGEGLKQMWYVRGESRFSDHRPVYSLFSVKVNPSNPNKPSKIYNHPPRSSTSSVLQSSCVAKVQAEEFLIISRAQSFIHTAPRLK is encoded by the exons ATGAGAACAGAGATGAGAAAGATCTCAAAG CCGGCATGGCCCAAAATAGTTGCCCGGAAATGGCTTAATATACAAAGCGGAGCAGACGAGTTTCATTCAGATTACGGCAGAAGAG CAGAGAAGACTGAGAGAAGAAAGAGCTGCTCAGACGAGGACTATTACGTTTTCGTACCTGAAGATTTTTCAG TAACGGACATAAACGGTCGAGAATGGAATCGGAAGGATCACCACCCACTGATTCTCTCAATCTCAG GGACATGGAATGTAGGAGGCAAGTCTCCTCATGATGATTTGAACTTAAGAGATTGGCTAAGCTCACCTGCTCCTGCTGACATCTATGTCCTCGG GTTCCAGGAAATTGTGCCTCTAAATGCAGGGAATGTATTAGGGGCAGAGGACAATGGGCCAGCTGTGAAGTGGCTTTCCTTAATTCGACAAGCCCTTAACAAAAACAAGATTAATGAGCATGAAATCCCCCAATATTTCAGCAATGCCACTGAAGTGAAACAGCCTGATCAACGAGCTGGTACTATGAACTCCAGACTCAGCTTCTCTGACTTGCTCTCGATGCAACAAGATGAGCTCGGCGAGGACGGTTCTGAAAAAATATCAAACTTGAATTTAAAACTAAGTttgaatgaagaagaagaagaagaaggttcAGTTCCAATGCAGCAAAAGTATTGCCTAGCTGCTAGTAAACAGATGGTTGGGATATTCTTATGTGTGTGGGTTAGATCCGACCTTTTTAAGCATATCTCTAATTTGAAGGTCTCTTGTGTTGGTCGTGGCATTATGGGTTACCTTGGCAATAAG GGGTCAATTTCGATAAGCATGACATTGCATGAGACAACATTTTGCTTTGTTTGCACACACTTGACTTCGGGAGAGAAAGAAGGAGATGAAGTCAGAAGAAATTCGGATGTCactgaaatattaaaaaagacAAGATTTTCTCATTCGTGTCGAGGTCCTGATAGTATATTGGATCATGA CAAGGTTATATGGCTTGGAGACTTGAATTATAGACTTGCAGCGGGATGTGGAGACACGCATGAATTACTAAACAAGAATGATTGGCAGGCACTTCTAGAGAAAGATCAG CTAAAGATAGAGCAAAGAGCTGGTCGTGTGTTCAAAGGATGGGAAGAAGGCAGGATATACTTCGCTCCAACATACAAGTACCTTACAAATTCTGATGACTACGTTGTCCAAACCTCAAAATCCAAAGAGAAACGACGAACTCCTGCTTG GTGTGACAGAATATTGTGGAAAGGTGAAGGACTTAAACAGATGTGGTATGTAAGAGGAGAGTCAAGATTTTCAGACCATAGACCAGTTTATTCACTGTTCTCAGTCAAAGTCAACCCTTCTAATCCAAACAAACCCTCTAAAATATATAATCATCCACCAAGGTCTTCAACAAGTTCTGTTTTGCAATCATCATGTGTAGCCAAAGTACAAGCTGAGGAATTCTTGATCATTTCTAGGGCTCAAAGCTTCATTCACACTGCCCCCAGATTAAAGTAG
- the LOC136206772 gene encoding type I inositol polyphosphate 5-phosphatase 8 isoform X1 has protein sequence MRTEMRKISKPAWPKIVARKWLNIQSGADEFHSDYGRRAEKTERRKSCSDEDYYVFVPEDFSEGLLMENSNGHKRSRMESEGSPPTDSLNLRMFVGTWNVGGKSPHDDLNLRDWLSSPAPADIYVLGFQEIVPLNAGNVLGAEDNGPAVKWLSLIRQALNKNKINEHEIPQYFSNATEVKQPDQRAGTMNSRLSFSDLLSMQQDELGEDGSEKISNLNLKLSLNEEEEEEGSVPMQQKYCLAASKQMVGIFLCVWVRSDLFKHISNLKVSCVGRGIMGYLGNKGSISISMTLHETTFCFVCTHLTSGEKEGDEVRRNSDVTEILKKTRFSHSCRGPDSILDHDKVIWLGDLNYRLAAGCGDTHELLNKNDWQALLEKDQLKIEQRAGRVFKGWEEGRIYFAPTYKYLTNSDDYVVQTSKSKEKRRTPAWCDRILWKGEGLKQMWYVRGESRFSDHRPVYSLFSVKVNPSNPNKPSKIYNHPPRSSTSSVLQSSCVAKVQAEEFLIISRAQSFIHTAPRLK, from the exons ATGAGAACAGAGATGAGAAAGATCTCAAAG CCGGCATGGCCCAAAATAGTTGCCCGGAAATGGCTTAATATACAAAGCGGAGCAGACGAGTTTCATTCAGATTACGGCAGAAGAG CAGAGAAGACTGAGAGAAGAAAGAGCTGCTCAGACGAGGACTATTACGTTTTCGTACCTGAAGATTTTTCAG AAGGGTTGTTGATGGAAAACAGTAACGGACATAAACGGTCGAGAATGGAATCGGAAGGATCACCACCCACTGATTCTCTCAATCTCAG GATGTTTGTAGGGACATGGAATGTAGGAGGCAAGTCTCCTCATGATGATTTGAACTTAAGAGATTGGCTAAGCTCACCTGCTCCTGCTGACATCTATGTCCTCGG GTTCCAGGAAATTGTGCCTCTAAATGCAGGGAATGTATTAGGGGCAGAGGACAATGGGCCAGCTGTGAAGTGGCTTTCCTTAATTCGACAAGCCCTTAACAAAAACAAGATTAATGAGCATGAAATCCCCCAATATTTCAGCAATGCCACTGAAGTGAAACAGCCTGATCAACGAGCTGGTACTATGAACTCCAGACTCAGCTTCTCTGACTTGCTCTCGATGCAACAAGATGAGCTCGGCGAGGACGGTTCTGAAAAAATATCAAACTTGAATTTAAAACTAAGTttgaatgaagaagaagaagaagaaggttcAGTTCCAATGCAGCAAAAGTATTGCCTAGCTGCTAGTAAACAGATGGTTGGGATATTCTTATGTGTGTGGGTTAGATCCGACCTTTTTAAGCATATCTCTAATTTGAAGGTCTCTTGTGTTGGTCGTGGCATTATGGGTTACCTTGGCAATAAG GGGTCAATTTCGATAAGCATGACATTGCATGAGACAACATTTTGCTTTGTTTGCACACACTTGACTTCGGGAGAGAAAGAAGGAGATGAAGTCAGAAGAAATTCGGATGTCactgaaatattaaaaaagacAAGATTTTCTCATTCGTGTCGAGGTCCTGATAGTATATTGGATCATGA CAAGGTTATATGGCTTGGAGACTTGAATTATAGACTTGCAGCGGGATGTGGAGACACGCATGAATTACTAAACAAGAATGATTGGCAGGCACTTCTAGAGAAAGATCAG CTAAAGATAGAGCAAAGAGCTGGTCGTGTGTTCAAAGGATGGGAAGAAGGCAGGATATACTTCGCTCCAACATACAAGTACCTTACAAATTCTGATGACTACGTTGTCCAAACCTCAAAATCCAAAGAGAAACGACGAACTCCTGCTTG GTGTGACAGAATATTGTGGAAAGGTGAAGGACTTAAACAGATGTGGTATGTAAGAGGAGAGTCAAGATTTTCAGACCATAGACCAGTTTATTCACTGTTCTCAGTCAAAGTCAACCCTTCTAATCCAAACAAACCCTCTAAAATATATAATCATCCACCAAGGTCTTCAACAAGTTCTGTTTTGCAATCATCATGTGTAGCCAAAGTACAAGCTGAGGAATTCTTGATCATTTCTAGGGCTCAAAGCTTCATTCACACTGCCCCCAGATTAAAGTAG
- the LOC136206772 gene encoding type I inositol polyphosphate 5-phosphatase 8 isoform X7, giving the protein MESEGSPPTDSLNLRMFVGTWNVGGKSPHDDLNLRDWLSSPAPADIYVLGFQEIVPLNAGNVLGAEDNGPAVKWLSLIRQALNKNKINEHEIPQYFSNATEVKQPDQRAGTMNSRLSFSDLLSMQQDELGEDGSEKISNLNLKLSLNEEEEEEGSVPMQQKYCLAASKQMVGIFLCVWVRSDLFKHISNLKVSCVGRGIMGYLGNKGSISISMTLHETTFCFVCTHLTSGEKEGDEVRRNSDVTEILKKTRFSHSCRGPDSILDHDKVIWLGDLNYRLAAGCGDTHELLNKNDWQALLEKDQLKIEQRAGRVFKGWEEGRIYFAPTYKYLTNSDDYVVQTSKSKEKRRTPAWCDRILWKGEGLKQMWYVRGESRFSDHRPVYSLFSVKVNPSNPNKPSKIYNHPPRSSTSSVLQSSCVAKVQAEEFLIISRAQSFIHTAPRLK; this is encoded by the exons ATGGAATCGGAAGGATCACCACCCACTGATTCTCTCAATCTCAG GATGTTTGTAGGGACATGGAATGTAGGAGGCAAGTCTCCTCATGATGATTTGAACTTAAGAGATTGGCTAAGCTCACCTGCTCCTGCTGACATCTATGTCCTCGG GTTCCAGGAAATTGTGCCTCTAAATGCAGGGAATGTATTAGGGGCAGAGGACAATGGGCCAGCTGTGAAGTGGCTTTCCTTAATTCGACAAGCCCTTAACAAAAACAAGATTAATGAGCATGAAATCCCCCAATATTTCAGCAATGCCACTGAAGTGAAACAGCCTGATCAACGAGCTGGTACTATGAACTCCAGACTCAGCTTCTCTGACTTGCTCTCGATGCAACAAGATGAGCTCGGCGAGGACGGTTCTGAAAAAATATCAAACTTGAATTTAAAACTAAGTttgaatgaagaagaagaagaagaaggttcAGTTCCAATGCAGCAAAAGTATTGCCTAGCTGCTAGTAAACAGATGGTTGGGATATTCTTATGTGTGTGGGTTAGATCCGACCTTTTTAAGCATATCTCTAATTTGAAGGTCTCTTGTGTTGGTCGTGGCATTATGGGTTACCTTGGCAATAAG GGGTCAATTTCGATAAGCATGACATTGCATGAGACAACATTTTGCTTTGTTTGCACACACTTGACTTCGGGAGAGAAAGAAGGAGATGAAGTCAGAAGAAATTCGGATGTCactgaaatattaaaaaagacAAGATTTTCTCATTCGTGTCGAGGTCCTGATAGTATATTGGATCATGA CAAGGTTATATGGCTTGGAGACTTGAATTATAGACTTGCAGCGGGATGTGGAGACACGCATGAATTACTAAACAAGAATGATTGGCAGGCACTTCTAGAGAAAGATCAG CTAAAGATAGAGCAAAGAGCTGGTCGTGTGTTCAAAGGATGGGAAGAAGGCAGGATATACTTCGCTCCAACATACAAGTACCTTACAAATTCTGATGACTACGTTGTCCAAACCTCAAAATCCAAAGAGAAACGACGAACTCCTGCTTG GTGTGACAGAATATTGTGGAAAGGTGAAGGACTTAAACAGATGTGGTATGTAAGAGGAGAGTCAAGATTTTCAGACCATAGACCAGTTTATTCACTGTTCTCAGTCAAAGTCAACCCTTCTAATCCAAACAAACCCTCTAAAATATATAATCATCCACCAAGGTCTTCAACAAGTTCTGTTTTGCAATCATCATGTGTAGCCAAAGTACAAGCTGAGGAATTCTTGATCATTTCTAGGGCTCAAAGCTTCATTCACACTGCCCCCAGATTAAAGTAG
- the LOC136206772 gene encoding type I inositol polyphosphate 5-phosphatase 8 isoform X3: MRTEMRKISKPAWPKIVARKWLNIQSGADEFHSDYGRRAEKTERRKSCSDEDYYVFVPEDFSGLLMENSNGHKRSRMESEGSPPTDSLNLRMFVGTWNVGGKSPHDDLNLRDWLSSPAPADIYVLGFQEIVPLNAGNVLGAEDNGPAVKWLSLIRQALNKNKINEHEIPQYFSNATEVKQPDQRAGTMNSRLSFSDLLSMQQDELGEDGSEKISNLNLKLSLNEEEEEEGSVPMQQKYCLAASKQMVGIFLCVWVRSDLFKHISNLKVSCVGRGIMGYLGNKGSISISMTLHETTFCFVCTHLTSGEKEGDEVRRNSDVTEILKKTRFSHSCRGPDSILDHDKVIWLGDLNYRLAAGCGDTHELLNKNDWQALLEKDQLKIEQRAGRVFKGWEEGRIYFAPTYKYLTNSDDYVVQTSKSKEKRRTPAWCDRILWKGEGLKQMWYVRGESRFSDHRPVYSLFSVKVNPSNPNKPSKIYNHPPRSSTSSVLQSSCVAKVQAEEFLIISRAQSFIHTAPRLK, encoded by the exons ATGAGAACAGAGATGAGAAAGATCTCAAAG CCGGCATGGCCCAAAATAGTTGCCCGGAAATGGCTTAATATACAAAGCGGAGCAGACGAGTTTCATTCAGATTACGGCAGAAGAG CAGAGAAGACTGAGAGAAGAAAGAGCTGCTCAGACGAGGACTATTACGTTTTCGTACCTGAAGATTTTTCAG GGTTGTTGATGGAAAACAGTAACGGACATAAACGGTCGAGAATGGAATCGGAAGGATCACCACCCACTGATTCTCTCAATCTCAG GATGTTTGTAGGGACATGGAATGTAGGAGGCAAGTCTCCTCATGATGATTTGAACTTAAGAGATTGGCTAAGCTCACCTGCTCCTGCTGACATCTATGTCCTCGG GTTCCAGGAAATTGTGCCTCTAAATGCAGGGAATGTATTAGGGGCAGAGGACAATGGGCCAGCTGTGAAGTGGCTTTCCTTAATTCGACAAGCCCTTAACAAAAACAAGATTAATGAGCATGAAATCCCCCAATATTTCAGCAATGCCACTGAAGTGAAACAGCCTGATCAACGAGCTGGTACTATGAACTCCAGACTCAGCTTCTCTGACTTGCTCTCGATGCAACAAGATGAGCTCGGCGAGGACGGTTCTGAAAAAATATCAAACTTGAATTTAAAACTAAGTttgaatgaagaagaagaagaagaaggttcAGTTCCAATGCAGCAAAAGTATTGCCTAGCTGCTAGTAAACAGATGGTTGGGATATTCTTATGTGTGTGGGTTAGATCCGACCTTTTTAAGCATATCTCTAATTTGAAGGTCTCTTGTGTTGGTCGTGGCATTATGGGTTACCTTGGCAATAAG GGGTCAATTTCGATAAGCATGACATTGCATGAGACAACATTTTGCTTTGTTTGCACACACTTGACTTCGGGAGAGAAAGAAGGAGATGAAGTCAGAAGAAATTCGGATGTCactgaaatattaaaaaagacAAGATTTTCTCATTCGTGTCGAGGTCCTGATAGTATATTGGATCATGA CAAGGTTATATGGCTTGGAGACTTGAATTATAGACTTGCAGCGGGATGTGGAGACACGCATGAATTACTAAACAAGAATGATTGGCAGGCACTTCTAGAGAAAGATCAG CTAAAGATAGAGCAAAGAGCTGGTCGTGTGTTCAAAGGATGGGAAGAAGGCAGGATATACTTCGCTCCAACATACAAGTACCTTACAAATTCTGATGACTACGTTGTCCAAACCTCAAAATCCAAAGAGAAACGACGAACTCCTGCTTG GTGTGACAGAATATTGTGGAAAGGTGAAGGACTTAAACAGATGTGGTATGTAAGAGGAGAGTCAAGATTTTCAGACCATAGACCAGTTTATTCACTGTTCTCAGTCAAAGTCAACCCTTCTAATCCAAACAAACCCTCTAAAATATATAATCATCCACCAAGGTCTTCAACAAGTTCTGTTTTGCAATCATCATGTGTAGCCAAAGTACAAGCTGAGGAATTCTTGATCATTTCTAGGGCTCAAAGCTTCATTCACACTGCCCCCAGATTAAAGTAG